A genomic stretch from Oncorhynchus masou masou isolate Uvic2021 unplaced genomic scaffold, UVic_Omas_1.1 unplaced_scaffold_930, whole genome shotgun sequence includes:
- the LOC135538191 gene encoding NACHT, LRR and PYD domains-containing protein 1 homolog isoform X1, producing the protein MLFSSALDSICVQETGPMCITDMLVLVQDSTHWLQIEPLTSTVQGVTMFRHRTPRGSYECTVSGLRWLCERDVILKYHFRNWEPYSQLLKDMQYTQGGPLLDITMELGELEEVHLPHFVCLGTNPSLRNEMKILHVEEHGVSLEEVHEVTRFHVKILHPKFSPIALILRLLSWNVDVHCELMLYLTVKRETLISRLYLFPWNPGQIQAVEQQEKTYGSSRSLISRPEQSFKLYSFFRLNIPCSTSINPQKIHLIQRDTTPSFFKAIVKITGHDIEMELFGDDERTAWKEKVSRDEYISDTRSTSAVLGAGGSAENSLTGSAEHQLRSVRTEFVKRVSGPVLNELLDRLLQHTVINQEDMESVEVIAERAEKARDVIDVVLRKGTESCSRMINLLGEMDPNLWSQLQISVGVPT; encoded by the exons atgctttttagtTCAGCACTAGACtcaatctgtgtccaggaaacaggCCCCATGTGTATTACTGACATGCTTGTCCTTGTTCAGGACTCCACACACTGGCTTCAGATTGAACCCTTGACTTCCACTGTCCAGGGAGTGACAATGTTCAG GCACAGGACACCCAGAGGGAGTTATGAGTGTACAGTGTCTGGGCTCCGCtggctgtgtgagagagatgtcATTCTGAAGTATCACTTCAGGAACTGGGAACCCTACAGTCAACTTCTGAAAGACATGCAGTACACACAAGGTGGTCCATTGCTGGACATCACTATGGAGTTAGGTGAACTGGAGGAAGTTCATCTGCCACACTTTGTCTGTTTAG GGACCAACCCTTCCCTGAGGAATGAGATGAAGATTCTTCATGTAGAGGAACATGGAGTGTCTTTAGAGGAAGTGCATGAGGTCACCAGATTCCATGTTAAGATTCTCCATCCCAAGTTCTCACCTATCGCTCTGATACTGAGATTACTGTCTTGGAACGTAGATGTCCACTGTGAGCTGATGCTCTATCTGACAGTGAAAAGGGAAACATTAATTTCTCGCCTGTACCTGTTCCCCTGGAACCCCGGCCAAATACAG GCTGTGGAACAACAGGAAAAGACCTACGGGTCTTCAAGGTCTCTCATCTCCAGACCAGAGCAGTCCTTCAAACTATATAGTTTCTTCAGACTGAACATTCCCTGTTCTACCTCCATCAATCCACAG AAGATTCATCTCATACAAAGAGACACCACACCAAGCTTTTTCAAGGCGATTGTGAAAATAACAGGGCATGATATTGAGATGGAGTTATTCGGTGATGATGAGAGGACAGCGTGGAAAGAGAAAGTATCACGAG ATGAATACATCTCCGACACCCGTTCAACAA GTGCTGTGTTGGGGGCAGGAGGTTCGGCtgagaacagtctgactggttctGCAGAGCACCAGCTGCGTTCTGTACGGACAGAGTTTGTGAAACGAGTATCAGGACCTGTCCTGAATGAACTGCTGGACAGACTCCTGCAACACACAGTCATCAACCAGGAGGACATGGAGTCAGTGGAGGTGATCGCTGAGAGGGCAGAGAAGGCACGTGACGTCATCGACGTGGTGTTGAGAAAAGGAACTGAGTCGTGTTCCAGGATGATCAACCTTCTTGGGGAGATGGACCCCAATCTTTGGTCACAGCTTCAGATCAGTGTTGGGGTACCAACCTAA
- the LOC135538191 gene encoding NACHT, LRR and PYD domains-containing protein 1 homolog isoform X3 translates to MLFSSALDSICVQETGPMCITDMLVLVQDSTHWLQIEPLTSTVQGVTMFRHRTPRGSYECTVSGLRWLCERDVILKYHFRNWEPYSQLLKDMQYTQGGPLLDITMELGELEEVHLPHFVCLGTNPSLRNEMKILHVEEHGVSLEEVHEVTRFHVKILHPKFSPIALILRLLSWNVDVHCELMLYLTVKRETLISRLYLFPWNPGQIQAVEQQEKTYGSSRSLISRPEQSFKLYSFFRLNIPCSTSINPQKIHLIQRDTTPSFFKAIVKITGHDIEMELFGDDERTAWKEKVSRGAVLGAGGSAENSLTGSAEHQLRSVRTEFVKRVSGPVLNELLDRLLQHTVINQEDMESVEVIAERAEKARDVIDVVLRKGTESCSRMINLLGEMDPNLWSQLQISVGVPT, encoded by the exons atgctttttagtTCAGCACTAGACtcaatctgtgtccaggaaacaggCCCCATGTGTATTACTGACATGCTTGTCCTTGTTCAGGACTCCACACACTGGCTTCAGATTGAACCCTTGACTTCCACTGTCCAGGGAGTGACAATGTTCAG GCACAGGACACCCAGAGGGAGTTATGAGTGTACAGTGTCTGGGCTCCGCtggctgtgtgagagagatgtcATTCTGAAGTATCACTTCAGGAACTGGGAACCCTACAGTCAACTTCTGAAAGACATGCAGTACACACAAGGTGGTCCATTGCTGGACATCACTATGGAGTTAGGTGAACTGGAGGAAGTTCATCTGCCACACTTTGTCTGTTTAG GGACCAACCCTTCCCTGAGGAATGAGATGAAGATTCTTCATGTAGAGGAACATGGAGTGTCTTTAGAGGAAGTGCATGAGGTCACCAGATTCCATGTTAAGATTCTCCATCCCAAGTTCTCACCTATCGCTCTGATACTGAGATTACTGTCTTGGAACGTAGATGTCCACTGTGAGCTGATGCTCTATCTGACAGTGAAAAGGGAAACATTAATTTCTCGCCTGTACCTGTTCCCCTGGAACCCCGGCCAAATACAG GCTGTGGAACAACAGGAAAAGACCTACGGGTCTTCAAGGTCTCTCATCTCCAGACCAGAGCAGTCCTTCAAACTATATAGTTTCTTCAGACTGAACATTCCCTGTTCTACCTCCATCAATCCACAG AAGATTCATCTCATACAAAGAGACACCACACCAAGCTTTTTCAAGGCGATTGTGAAAATAACAGGGCATGATATTGAGATGGAGTTATTCGGTGATGATGAGAGGACAGCGTGGAAAGAGAAAGTATCACGAG GTGCTGTGTTGGGGGCAGGAGGTTCGGCtgagaacagtctgactggttctGCAGAGCACCAGCTGCGTTCTGTACGGACAGAGTTTGTGAAACGAGTATCAGGACCTGTCCTGAATGAACTGCTGGACAGACTCCTGCAACACACAGTCATCAACCAGGAGGACATGGAGTCAGTGGAGGTGATCGCTGAGAGGGCAGAGAAGGCACGTGACGTCATCGACGTGGTGTTGAGAAAAGGAACTGAGTCGTGTTCCAGGATGATCAACCTTCTTGGGGAGATGGACCCCAATCTTTGGTCACAGCTTCAGATCAGTGTTGGGGTACCAACCTAA
- the LOC135538191 gene encoding NACHT, LRR and PYD domains-containing protein 1 homolog isoform X2: protein MLFSSALDSICVQETGPMCITDMLVLVQDSTHWLQIEPLTSTVQGVTMFRHRTPRGSYECTVSGLRWLCERDVILKYHFRNWEPYSQLLKDMQYTQGGPLLDITMELGELEEVHLPHFVCLGTNPSLRNEMKILHVEEHGVSLEEVHEVTRFHVKILHPKFSPIALILRLLSWNVDVHCELMLYLTVKRETLISRLYLFPWNPGQIQAVEQQEKTYGSSRSLISRPEQSFKLYSFFRLNIPCSTSINPQIHLIQRDTTPSFFKAIVKITGHDIEMELFGDDERTAWKEKVSRDEYISDTRSTSAVLGAGGSAENSLTGSAEHQLRSVRTEFVKRVSGPVLNELLDRLLQHTVINQEDMESVEVIAERAEKARDVIDVVLRKGTESCSRMINLLGEMDPNLWSQLQISVGVPT, encoded by the exons atgctttttagtTCAGCACTAGACtcaatctgtgtccaggaaacaggCCCCATGTGTATTACTGACATGCTTGTCCTTGTTCAGGACTCCACACACTGGCTTCAGATTGAACCCTTGACTTCCACTGTCCAGGGAGTGACAATGTTCAG GCACAGGACACCCAGAGGGAGTTATGAGTGTACAGTGTCTGGGCTCCGCtggctgtgtgagagagatgtcATTCTGAAGTATCACTTCAGGAACTGGGAACCCTACAGTCAACTTCTGAAAGACATGCAGTACACACAAGGTGGTCCATTGCTGGACATCACTATGGAGTTAGGTGAACTGGAGGAAGTTCATCTGCCACACTTTGTCTGTTTAG GGACCAACCCTTCCCTGAGGAATGAGATGAAGATTCTTCATGTAGAGGAACATGGAGTGTCTTTAGAGGAAGTGCATGAGGTCACCAGATTCCATGTTAAGATTCTCCATCCCAAGTTCTCACCTATCGCTCTGATACTGAGATTACTGTCTTGGAACGTAGATGTCCACTGTGAGCTGATGCTCTATCTGACAGTGAAAAGGGAAACATTAATTTCTCGCCTGTACCTGTTCCCCTGGAACCCCGGCCAAATACAG GCTGTGGAACAACAGGAAAAGACCTACGGGTCTTCAAGGTCTCTCATCTCCAGACCAGAGCAGTCCTTCAAACTATATAGTTTCTTCAGACTGAACATTCCCTGTTCTACCTCCATCAATCCACAG ATTCATCTCATACAAAGAGACACCACACCAAGCTTTTTCAAGGCGATTGTGAAAATAACAGGGCATGATATTGAGATGGAGTTATTCGGTGATGATGAGAGGACAGCGTGGAAAGAGAAAGTATCACGAG ATGAATACATCTCCGACACCCGTTCAACAA GTGCTGTGTTGGGGGCAGGAGGTTCGGCtgagaacagtctgactggttctGCAGAGCACCAGCTGCGTTCTGTACGGACAGAGTTTGTGAAACGAGTATCAGGACCTGTCCTGAATGAACTGCTGGACAGACTCCTGCAACACACAGTCATCAACCAGGAGGACATGGAGTCAGTGGAGGTGATCGCTGAGAGGGCAGAGAAGGCACGTGACGTCATCGACGTGGTGTTGAGAAAAGGAACTGAGTCGTGTTCCAGGATGATCAACCTTCTTGGGGAGATGGACCCCAATCTTTGGTCACAGCTTCAGATCAGTGTTGGGGTACCAACCTAA
- the LOC135538191 gene encoding NACHT, LRR and PYD domains-containing protein 1 homolog isoform X4 yields the protein MFRHRTPRGSYECTVSGLRWLCERDVILKYHFRNWEPYSQLLKDMQYTQGGPLLDITMELGELEEVHLPHFVCLGTNPSLRNEMKILHVEEHGVSLEEVHEVTRFHVKILHPKFSPIALILRLLSWNVDVHCELMLYLTVKRETLISRLYLFPWNPGQIQAVEQQEKTYGSSRSLISRPEQSFKLYSFFRLNIPCSTSINPQKIHLIQRDTTPSFFKAIVKITGHDIEMELFGDDERTAWKEKVSRDEYISDTRSTSAVLGAGGSAENSLTGSAEHQLRSVRTEFVKRVSGPVLNELLDRLLQHTVINQEDMESVEVIAERAEKARDVIDVVLRKGTESCSRMINLLGEMDPNLWSQLQISVGVPT from the exons ATGTTCAG GCACAGGACACCCAGAGGGAGTTATGAGTGTACAGTGTCTGGGCTCCGCtggctgtgtgagagagatgtcATTCTGAAGTATCACTTCAGGAACTGGGAACCCTACAGTCAACTTCTGAAAGACATGCAGTACACACAAGGTGGTCCATTGCTGGACATCACTATGGAGTTAGGTGAACTGGAGGAAGTTCATCTGCCACACTTTGTCTGTTTAG GGACCAACCCTTCCCTGAGGAATGAGATGAAGATTCTTCATGTAGAGGAACATGGAGTGTCTTTAGAGGAAGTGCATGAGGTCACCAGATTCCATGTTAAGATTCTCCATCCCAAGTTCTCACCTATCGCTCTGATACTGAGATTACTGTCTTGGAACGTAGATGTCCACTGTGAGCTGATGCTCTATCTGACAGTGAAAAGGGAAACATTAATTTCTCGCCTGTACCTGTTCCCCTGGAACCCCGGCCAAATACAG GCTGTGGAACAACAGGAAAAGACCTACGGGTCTTCAAGGTCTCTCATCTCCAGACCAGAGCAGTCCTTCAAACTATATAGTTTCTTCAGACTGAACATTCCCTGTTCTACCTCCATCAATCCACAG AAGATTCATCTCATACAAAGAGACACCACACCAAGCTTTTTCAAGGCGATTGTGAAAATAACAGGGCATGATATTGAGATGGAGTTATTCGGTGATGATGAGAGGACAGCGTGGAAAGAGAAAGTATCACGAG ATGAATACATCTCCGACACCCGTTCAACAA GTGCTGTGTTGGGGGCAGGAGGTTCGGCtgagaacagtctgactggttctGCAGAGCACCAGCTGCGTTCTGTACGGACAGAGTTTGTGAAACGAGTATCAGGACCTGTCCTGAATGAACTGCTGGACAGACTCCTGCAACACACAGTCATCAACCAGGAGGACATGGAGTCAGTGGAGGTGATCGCTGAGAGGGCAGAGAAGGCACGTGACGTCATCGACGTGGTGTTGAGAAAAGGAACTGAGTCGTGTTCCAGGATGATCAACCTTCTTGGGGAGATGGACCCCAATCTTTGGTCACAGCTTCAGATCAGTGTTGGGGTACCAACCTAA